In Streptomyces violaceusniger Tu 4113, one DNA window encodes the following:
- a CDS encoding OmpL47-type beta-barrel domain-containing protein produces MILGLSSATATAAHGQNDTRQAAQQTLTWTAGDDITKYASAPTTAVAGKTTIVFENSTATGNTMGMPHTLTFDVSDPEYNNDVPLNILANPSDDSGGKHTAEVTLSPGRYRYHCTIPGHGQMQGILVVTDGGGGEDTTAPDATAKVEGEKNADGAYIGMATVTVSATDEGSGVDRIEFAEGDGAFQPYTAPVMVHQVGAHTIRYRAVDKAGNVSEVKSVDFTVVAPPTDDTTAPETSATVSGEKDPSGAYIGMATVTITASDTGSGVNRIDYALGQGEFQPYTGPVMVHDAGSHTVRYRAADKAGNVSEVKSVDFTVVAPPAEDTTPPAVSATVDGTKNSDGAYVGSAKVSLTAADDDSGVEKVEYSLDSGPYLAYTTPVAVDRVGRHTVAYRATDKAGNTSEARQLAFTVAEGGGVPAPACPEWDERLTVIVGTVDTGVPNRITRSRCTINELIEDEKDWSSHALFLKHVTTVTDKLLTDGVIDQREYRAINKAAKQSGIGKPGQDEGYRPLFDGTKKSYDKWQHVGGGAFGLNDDGSITSSTSVEGMGMLWFPQRTYDDFSLKLQFRDDAPGTGNANGGVFVRFPYVHDHPEESRPEWVAIKYGHEVQILDRPDGDMYKTGSIYGFDRVGLSGAGVTPKGSWNDYEIRVVGQHYSIYRNGVLLNEFDNTGGQEFTPPRGDDPGTDGRRYSSGYIGLQVHSTDDVISYRDIRIKEL; encoded by the coding sequence ATGATCCTCGGGCTGAGCTCGGCGACGGCGACGGCGGCCCACGGGCAGAACGACACCCGGCAGGCCGCACAGCAGACCCTCACCTGGACCGCGGGTGACGACATCACCAAGTACGCCTCGGCGCCCACCACCGCGGTCGCCGGGAAGACCACCATCGTCTTCGAGAACAGCACGGCCACCGGCAACACCATGGGGATGCCGCACACCCTGACCTTCGATGTCTCCGACCCCGAGTACAACAACGACGTTCCGCTGAACATCCTGGCCAACCCCTCGGACGACAGCGGCGGCAAGCACACCGCCGAGGTCACCCTCAGCCCCGGCCGCTACCGCTACCACTGCACCATCCCCGGCCACGGCCAGATGCAGGGCATCCTGGTGGTCACCGACGGCGGCGGTGGCGAGGACACCACCGCGCCCGACGCCACGGCGAAGGTCGAGGGCGAGAAGAACGCGGACGGCGCCTACATCGGGATGGCCACCGTCACGGTGTCCGCCACCGACGAGGGCTCGGGCGTGGACCGGATCGAGTTCGCGGAGGGGGACGGGGCGTTCCAGCCGTACACCGCCCCGGTGATGGTCCACCAGGTGGGCGCGCACACCATCCGCTACCGGGCCGTGGACAAGGCCGGGAACGTGTCGGAGGTGAAGTCGGTGGACTTCACCGTGGTGGCGCCGCCGACGGACGACACCACGGCGCCCGAGACCTCCGCCACCGTCTCCGGTGAGAAGGACCCGTCCGGTGCGTACATCGGCATGGCCACCGTGACCATCACCGCCTCCGACACCGGCTCCGGGGTCAACCGGATCGACTACGCCCTGGGCCAGGGGGAGTTCCAGCCCTACACCGGTCCGGTGATGGTCCATGACGCGGGCTCCCACACGGTGCGCTACCGGGCGGCGGACAAGGCGGGCAACGTGTCGGAGGTGAAGTCGGTGGACTTCACCGTGGTGGCCCCGCCGGCCGAGGACACCACACCCCCGGCGGTCTCCGCGACGGTCGACGGAACGAAGAACTCCGACGGTGCCTATGTGGGCAGCGCCAAGGTCTCGCTCACCGCGGCCGATGACGACTCCGGGGTGGAGAAGGTCGAGTACTCCCTGGACAGCGGTCCGTATCTCGCCTACACCACCCCCGTGGCGGTGGACCGGGTGGGCCGCCACACCGTCGCGTACCGCGCCACCGACAAGGCGGGCAACACCTCCGAGGCGCGGCAACTGGCGTTCACCGTGGCCGAGGGCGGCGGGGTGCCCGCACCCGCGTGCCCGGAGTGGGACGAGCGCCTTACGGTGATCGTCGGCACGGTGGACACCGGCGTCCCCAACCGCATCACCCGTAGCCGCTGCACCATCAATGAGCTGATCGAGGACGAGAAGGACTGGTCCTCCCACGCCCTCTTCCTCAAGCACGTCACCACCGTCACCGACAAGCTGCTCACCGACGGCGTGATCGACCAGCGCGAGTACCGGGCGATCAACAAGGCGGCCAAGCAGTCCGGGATCGGCAAGCCCGGTCAGGACGAGGGCTACCGCCCGCTGTTCGACGGCACCAAGAAGTCCTACGACAAGTGGCAGCACGTGGGCGGCGGGGCCTTCGGTCTCAATGACGACGGCAGCATCACCAGCAGCACCTCGGTCGAGGGCATGGGCATGCTGTGGTTCCCGCAGCGGACCTACGACGACTTCTCGCTGAAGCTCCAGTTCCGCGATGACGCACCCGGGACGGGCAATGCCAACGGCGGTGTCTTCGTGCGCTTCCCCTATGTGCACGACCACCCCGAGGAGTCCCGTCCGGAGTGGGTCGCCATCAAATACGGGCACGAGGTGCAGATCCTCGACCGCCCCGACGGCGATATGTACAAGACCGGATCGATCTACGGTTTCGACCGGGTCGGGCTCAGTGGCGCCGGGGTCACCCCCAAGGGAAGCTGGAACGACTATGAGATCCGGGTGGTCGGTCAGCACTACTCGATCTACCGCAATGGTGTGCTGCTCAATGAGTTCGACAACACCGGCGGCCAGGAGTTCACCCCGCCGCGCGGGGACGACCCCGGCACGGACGGCCGTCGGTACTCCTCCGGGTACATCGGTCTCCAGGTCCACAGCACCGATGATGTGATCTCGTACCGCGACATCCGCATCAAGGAGCTGTAG
- the recQ gene encoding DNA helicase RecQ: MALPDTGPDTSAALGTDASDALGVLHRVFGYDAFRGGQQEIIDHVVAGGDALVLMPTGGGKSLCYQIPALVRKGVGVVVSPLIALMQDQVDALRNLGVRAGFLNSTQDLDERRMVEAEFLAGELDLLYLAPERLRVESTLRLLDRGTISLFAIDEAHCVAQWGHDFRPDYLALSELHERWPTVPRIALTATATEATHSEIASRLKLQDALHFVASFDRPNIQYRIAPKNEPKKQLLELLRAEHAGDAGIVYCLSRSSVEKTAEFLVAQGIDAVPYHAGLDARMRAEHQARFLREDGLVVVATIAFGMGIDKPDVRFVAHLDLPKSVEGYYQETGRAGRDGQPSTAWLAYGLQDVVQQRKMIDTSEGDDTHRRRLGAHLDAMLALCETLECRRVGLLAYFGQESTPCGNCDTCLTPPESWDGTIPAQKLLSTVVRLKRERNQKFGAGQIIDILLGKKTAKVIQFDHDALSVFGIGTELREAEWRGVVRQLLAQGLIGIEGDYGTLVLSDTSSEVLGQRREVRLRREPEKAPRAAKAKTDASGKSKKAPVDLPEEAVPVFERLRAWRAAAAKEQGVPAYVVFHDATLREIAILSPTTLEELGTVSGVGENKLVKYGQGILDTLAS, translated from the coding sequence ATGGCTCTTCCCGACACCGGCCCCGATACGAGCGCCGCGCTCGGCACCGACGCGAGCGACGCGCTCGGCGTGCTGCACCGCGTCTTCGGTTACGACGCGTTCCGGGGAGGTCAGCAGGAGATCATCGACCATGTCGTGGCCGGCGGTGACGCGCTCGTCCTCATGCCGACCGGCGGTGGCAAATCGCTGTGTTACCAGATCCCGGCGCTCGTGCGGAAGGGCGTCGGCGTCGTCGTCTCCCCCCTGATCGCGCTGATGCAGGACCAGGTCGACGCGCTGCGGAACCTCGGGGTGCGGGCCGGGTTCCTCAACTCCACCCAGGACCTGGACGAGCGGCGGATGGTCGAGGCCGAGTTCCTCGCGGGCGAGCTGGACCTGCTCTATCTCGCGCCGGAGCGGCTGCGGGTCGAGTCCACGCTGCGGCTGCTGGACCGGGGCACGATCTCGCTGTTCGCCATCGACGAGGCGCACTGTGTGGCCCAGTGGGGGCACGACTTCCGGCCCGACTATCTGGCCCTGTCCGAGCTGCATGAGCGCTGGCCCACCGTGCCCCGGATCGCGCTGACCGCGACCGCCACCGAGGCCACCCACTCGGAGATCGCGTCCCGGCTGAAGCTGCAGGACGCGCTGCACTTCGTGGCCAGCTTCGACCGTCCGAACATCCAGTACCGGATCGCCCCCAAGAACGAGCCCAAGAAGCAGCTTCTGGAGCTGCTGCGGGCCGAGCACGCGGGCGACGCGGGGATCGTCTACTGCCTGTCCCGCTCCTCGGTGGAGAAGACGGCCGAGTTCCTGGTCGCCCAGGGCATCGACGCGGTGCCCTACCACGCCGGGCTGGACGCGCGGATGCGCGCCGAGCACCAGGCGCGCTTCCTGCGGGAGGACGGTCTGGTCGTGGTGGCCACGATCGCGTTCGGCATGGGCATCGACAAGCCCGATGTGCGGTTCGTGGCCCATCTGGACCTGCCCAAGTCCGTCGAGGGCTACTACCAGGAGACCGGCCGCGCCGGGCGGGACGGGCAGCCCTCCACCGCATGGCTGGCGTACGGGCTCCAGGACGTCGTCCAGCAGCGGAAGATGATCGACACCTCCGAGGGCGACGACACCCATCGGCGCCGCCTCGGCGCCCATCTCGACGCGATGCTGGCGCTGTGCGAGACGCTGGAATGCCGCCGGGTGGGGCTGCTGGCCTACTTCGGCCAGGAGTCCACCCCCTGCGGGAACTGCGACACCTGCCTCACGCCCCCGGAGTCCTGGGACGGCACGATCCCCGCGCAGAAGCTGCTGTCCACGGTGGTGCGGCTCAAGCGGGAGCGCAACCAGAAGTTCGGCGCGGGGCAGATCATCGACATCCTGCTCGGCAAGAAGACGGCCAAGGTCATCCAGTTCGACCATGACGCCCTCTCGGTGTTCGGCATCGGCACGGAGCTGCGCGAGGCCGAATGGCGCGGCGTGGTACGGCAGTTGCTGGCGCAGGGGCTGATCGGCATCGAGGGGGACTACGGCACGCTGGTGCTCTCCGACACGAGCTCGGAGGTGCTGGGCCAGCGGCGCGAGGTCAGGCTGCGGCGCGAGCCGGAGAAGGCGCCGCGCGCCGCCAAGGCGAAGACGGACGCTTCGGGGAAGTCCAAGAAGGCCCCGGTGGATCTGCCGGAGGAGGCCGTGCCGGTCTTCGAGCGGCTGCGCGCCTGGCGTGCGGCGGCCGCGAAGGAGCAGGGCGTCCCCGCGTATGTGGTCTTCCATGACGCCACTCTGCGCGAGATCGCGATCCTCTCCCCCACCACGCTCGAGGAGCTCGGCACGGTGAGCGGGGTCGGCGAGAACAAGCTGGTGAAGTACGGGCAGGGGATTCTGGACACTCTGGCCTCCTGA
- a CDS encoding snapalysin family zinc-dependent metalloprotease, with the protein MRSSKFVRALPAAVTAVLALTAGQAVAAPASAAPAEHTAAARIVTYDAGGAAEFKDAVSKGAAIWNESVANVELKPAASGQQANVRIIADNGWPRTLSTGLGRGTIYFGRQAVDEGYNTVRISSHELGHILGLPDMKPGPCSSLMSGSTAGIPCTNPYPNTAEKAEVEDSFGLVGVTAAPRMYRD; encoded by the coding sequence GTGAGATCCAGCAAGTTCGTCCGTGCCTTACCCGCCGCGGTGACGGCGGTGCTCGCCCTGACGGCCGGACAGGCCGTGGCCGCTCCCGCCTCCGCCGCCCCGGCGGAGCACACCGCCGCCGCGCGGATCGTGACGTACGACGCCGGCGGGGCGGCCGAGTTCAAGGACGCGGTCTCCAAGGGGGCGGCGATCTGGAACGAGAGCGTGGCCAACGTGGAGCTGAAGCCGGCCGCGTCCGGGCAGCAGGCCAACGTCCGCATCATCGCGGACAACGGCTGGCCCCGCACCCTCTCCACCGGACTGGGCCGCGGCACGATCTACTTCGGCCGTCAGGCCGTCGACGAGGGCTACAACACGGTGCGGATCTCCTCGCATGAGCTCGGTCATATCCTCGGCCTGCCGGACATGAAGCCGGGGCCGTGCTCGAGCCTGATGTCCGGCTCCACCGCCGGGATCCCCTGTACCAACCCCTACCCGAACACCGCCGAGAAGGCCGAGGTCGAGGACAGCTTCGGCCTGGTGGGCGTGACGGCCGCGCCGCGGATGTACCGGGACTGA
- a CDS encoding DeoR/GlpR family DNA-binding transcription regulator: MSQEAGVEERRRLRAGDRRELIARMIQTDGTVAVEELARSLEVTPSTIRRDLALLTEQGVIARTYGGAMSAGHTVEPTLGQRSGLAVAEKDRIGRWAAARIGPGDTAILDAGTTTGRLAHHLRARTDLTVITSGLTALRELAEADGVELITLAGTLRHVSQGFVGPLAELTLSRLTADKVFLGADGLDARRGICEASLQQTSLKEMMADRGKELYVLADSSKLGQSPFTAWAPLDRPWTLVTDSGATDDRLGPFRALPDVEVITV; the protein is encoded by the coding sequence ATGAGCCAGGAGGCCGGTGTGGAGGAGCGCAGACGGCTGCGCGCCGGGGACCGCCGGGAACTGATCGCCCGAATGATCCAGACCGATGGCACGGTCGCCGTGGAGGAGCTGGCCCGCTCGCTGGAGGTGACCCCCTCCACCATCCGCCGGGATCTCGCGCTTCTGACCGAACAGGGCGTCATCGCCCGCACCTACGGCGGCGCGATGAGCGCGGGTCACACCGTCGAGCCCACCCTCGGACAGCGCAGCGGGCTCGCGGTCGCCGAGAAGGACCGGATCGGGCGCTGGGCGGCAGCGCGGATCGGGCCGGGCGACACCGCCATCCTCGACGCCGGCACCACGACCGGACGGCTCGCCCACCATCTGCGCGCCCGTACCGATCTGACCGTGATCACCAGCGGGCTCACCGCGCTGCGCGAGCTGGCCGAGGCGGACGGCGTCGAGCTGATCACCCTCGCCGGGACCCTGCGCCATGTCAGCCAGGGCTTTGTCGGGCCGCTCGCCGAGCTGACCCTGTCCCGGCTGACCGCGGACAAGGTCTTCCTCGGCGCCGACGGGCTGGACGCGCGGCGGGGCATCTGCGAGGCGAGCCTCCAGCAGACCTCGCTCAAGGAGATGATGGCCGACCGCGGCAAGGAGCTGTACGTCCTCGCCGACAGCAGCAAGCTGGGCCAGTCACCGTTCACCGCCTGGGCGCCGCTGGACCGGCCGTGGACGCTGGTCACCGACAGCGGGGCCACCGATGACCGGCTCGGTCCCTTCCGGGCGCTGCCCGACGTCGAGGTGATCACCGTCTGA